One genomic window of Pseudohongiella acticola includes the following:
- a CDS encoding pilin, with product MSDNKLQTQALHNRGFTLIELMMVVAIIGILASVALPAYQGYAARAKFAELVTAATPAKTAVDLCVQSRGADSCSGIEAQPGWSVSDEVDSVAIALTDDTFRVTVTPTGSYAGIAVTDTYVLSGEVSGGSVVWSEDAESGCLASGLC from the coding sequence ATGAGTGACAACAAATTACAGACGCAGGCATTACACAATCGTGGCTTTACACTGATAGAGCTGATGATGGTGGTAGCCATCATTGGTATTCTGGCATCGGTGGCATTGCCTGCCTATCAGGGGTATGCCGCCAGGGCCAAGTTTGCAGAACTCGTCACAGCAGCCACACCGGCAAAAACAGCGGTTGACCTGTGCGTTCAATCGCGTGGCGCCGATAGCTGTAGCGGCATCGAGGCGCAGCCGGGATGGTCGGTGTCAGACGAAGTGGATTCGGTGGCAATTGCGCTGACTGACGACACGTTTCGGGTCACCGTAACACCGACAGGCTCATACGCCGGCATCGCCGTCACGGATACCTATGTCCTCAGCGGAGAGGTCAGTGGTGGCTCGGTGGTCTGGTCAGAGGACGCGGAGTCTGGATGCCTGGCCAGTGGTTTGTGTTGA
- the nadC gene encoding carboxylating nicotinate-nucleotide diphosphorylase has product MNIKPDLPGDIAHTVAGALEEDIGSGDITAALIEPDTMASASIICRETAVICGIPWAEEVIRQLGDSNITLQWLSGEGTEASADQIIARFTGSARVLLSAERCMLNFLQTLSGTATLSRQYASLISHTSCRLLDTRKTIPGLRTAQKYAVAVGGCSNHRMGLFDAFLIKENHISACGGIRQAVAKARKLAPDKPVEVEVESFAELSEALDAGVDIIMLDNFSIADMHEAVRQNLVLGDARRKLEASGGITRQRLVEIAETGVDFISIGALTKDLKAIDLSMRFERLW; this is encoded by the coding sequence ATGAATATTAAACCAGACCTGCCCGGCGACATTGCACATACCGTGGCAGGCGCCCTTGAAGAAGATATCGGCAGCGGCGACATTACCGCCGCACTAATCGAACCCGACACCATGGCCAGCGCCAGTATCATCTGCCGCGAGACGGCAGTCATCTGCGGTATTCCCTGGGCAGAAGAGGTCATCAGACAACTGGGTGACAGCAATATCACGTTGCAATGGCTGTCTGGCGAAGGCACGGAGGCCTCAGCCGATCAGATCATTGCGCGCTTTACCGGTTCAGCCCGCGTGTTGCTCAGCGCAGAGCGCTGCATGCTCAATTTCCTGCAGACCCTGTCTGGCACGGCAACACTCAGTCGGCAATATGCCAGCCTGATTTCACACACATCCTGCCGCCTGCTCGATACCCGCAAGACCATTCCCGGCCTGCGAACTGCCCAGAAATATGCAGTTGCCGTGGGCGGTTGCAGCAATCATCGCATGGGACTCTTTGATGCGTTTCTGATCAAGGAAAATCACATCAGCGCCTGCGGTGGTATCAGGCAGGCAGTGGCCAAGGCCAGGAAGCTGGCGCCGGACAAACCGGTCGAGGTGGAAGTGGAGTCCTTTGCCGAACTCAGTGAAGCGCTGGATGCGGGTGTCGATATCATCATGCTCGACAACTTCAGCATTGCCGATATGCACGAAGCCGTGCGCCAGAATCTTGTTCTTGGCGATGCCCGCAGAAAACTGGAAGCGTCTGGCGGCATAACCCGCCAGCGACTGGTGGAAATTGCAGAGACCGGCGTGGATTTTATATCCATCGGAGCACTGACCAAAGACCTCAAGGCGATAGACCTGTCCATGCGCTTTGAGCGCCTTTGGTAG
- a CDS encoding HpcH/HpaI aldolase family protein — MKKTCLSALFSVLTVVGLAAAPAMAQDDVRLNRSIQTLENGDPVFGLFTGNFSMANARGLARSGLDYILIDMEHTAHDMEALQAFLLGLTDKAAIASQGHAQMRTTPIVRIPANGRNDPEWLVKQVLDIGAFGIMFPYVETAEEAERAVRAMRYPQPRGSEIAEPQGLRGASPGVSAWYWGAPDYVQRADVWPLNERGELISFIQIESAKGVENAEAIIQVPGVSAIFVGPADLGMSMGLPSNHAEVQAAIDSVLQLCLQYDVPCGITTNARDVASRLEQGFLMPTVGYWGDAGIAGGTAETLGVAREAAGRTD, encoded by the coding sequence ATGAAAAAGACATGTCTTTCGGCATTGTTTTCGGTGCTGACCGTAGTTGGTCTGGCTGCTGCCCCTGCGATGGCACAGGATGACGTGCGACTGAATCGAAGCATTCAGACACTGGAGAACGGTGACCCGGTCTTTGGTCTGTTTACCGGTAATTTCTCAATGGCCAATGCCCGCGGTCTGGCGCGCTCTGGTCTCGACTATATCCTCATCGATATGGAACATACCGCGCACGACATGGAAGCACTGCAGGCATTCCTGTTAGGCCTGACCGATAAAGCCGCCATTGCCAGCCAGGGCCACGCCCAGATGCGAACCACGCCGATCGTGCGGATCCCCGCCAACGGCCGTAATGATCCGGAGTGGCTGGTCAAGCAGGTGTTGGACATTGGTGCCTTTGGTATCATGTTCCCCTACGTAGAGACTGCCGAAGAAGCCGAGCGTGCCGTCCGTGCGATGCGCTACCCACAGCCACGCGGTTCCGAGATTGCGGAACCTCAAGGGCTGCGTGGAGCCTCTCCGGGGGTATCTGCCTGGTACTGGGGCGCACCAGATTATGTACAGCGCGCCGACGTCTGGCCATTGAATGAGCGCGGTGAGTTAATCTCGTTCATTCAGATTGAATCAGCAAAGGGTGTTGAAAATGCCGAAGCAATTATTCAGGTGCCAGGCGTCAGTGCCATATTTGTTGGCCCGGCTGACCTGGGCATGTCCATGGGCCTGCCCAGCAATCACGCTGAGGTGCAGGCGGCCATTGATAGCGTTCTGCAACTGTGTCTGCAGTATGATGTCCCCTGTGGTATTACCACCAACGCGCGTGATGTCGCGTCACGACTGGAACAGGGTTTCCTGATGCCGACAGTCGGCTACTGGGGTGATGCAGGCATCGCAGGCGGCACAGCAGAAACGCTGGGGGTTGCACGCGAGGCAGCAGGTCGTACTGACTAA
- the ampD gene encoding 1,6-anhydro-N-acetylmuramyl-L-alanine amidase AmpD, with the protein MICLTRKHWLPKARHVASPNFSERPEGITIDLLVIHNISLPPGKFGGSWIDDLFCNCLDSNAHPYFREIAELRVSAHALIDRNGNVTQYVGFDKKAWHAGQSSYDGRQQCNDFSIGIELEGCDDQSFTDAQYSTLAELTRHLLEAYPAMTPDRIVGHSDIAPGRKTDPGPCFDWRRYQKALT; encoded by the coding sequence GTGATCTGCTTGACTCGGAAACACTGGCTACCCAAGGCCCGGCACGTGGCATCACCCAATTTCAGTGAGCGGCCCGAAGGCATCACGATAGACCTGTTGGTTATTCACAATATCAGTCTTCCGCCAGGCAAGTTTGGTGGCAGCTGGATCGATGACCTGTTCTGCAATTGCCTGGACTCAAATGCACATCCCTATTTTCGCGAAATTGCTGAGCTTCGTGTGTCGGCGCATGCGTTGATAGATCGCAATGGCAACGTCACTCAGTATGTTGGCTTCGACAAGAAAGCCTGGCACGCTGGTCAGTCCAGTTATGACGGGCGCCAGCAATGCAATGACTTCTCTATTGGCATTGAGCTGGAAGGCTGTGATGATCAATCATTCACTGACGCGCAATACAGTACCCTGGCCGAGCTCACGCGCCACCTGCTGGAAGCTTATCCGGCCATGACGCCTGACAGGATTGTAGGGCACAGTGATATCGCACCGGGCCGTAAAACAGATCCCGGGCCCTGTTTTGACTGGCGCCGTTATCAGAAGGCCCTGACATGA
- a CDS encoding retropepsin-like aspartic protease family protein produces the protein MSDKQPQSPRERSQQQQRPGRHAGVGMLVISFALGIGLLTLFFDDMLEQQFNPNQRPDTRLMQSGGMELVLQRNRQGHYVMGGDISGEPATFLLDTGATDVVIPAQLAESAGLQPGQAMRAMTANGLVTVYSTTIPTLHLGDITLYDVRASINPGMQGDTVLLGMSALRQVEFTQRADTLTLRTLP, from the coding sequence ATGAGCGACAAGCAACCGCAATCACCACGAGAACGATCACAGCAGCAACAAAGACCCGGCCGACACGCTGGCGTGGGTATGCTGGTCATCAGTTTTGCACTTGGCATTGGTTTACTGACCCTGTTTTTTGATGACATGCTAGAGCAGCAATTTAATCCCAATCAACGCCCCGACACCCGACTGATGCAAAGTGGCGGAATGGAACTGGTGCTGCAGCGAAACCGCCAGGGCCACTACGTCATGGGAGGCGACATTAGCGGTGAGCCCGCGACCTTTCTGCTCGACACCGGCGCCACCGATGTCGTCATCCCCGCTCAGCTCGCTGAAAGCGCCGGCCTGCAACCCGGCCAGGCCATGCGCGCAATGACTGCGAACGGCCTGGTGACGGTGTACAGCACCACCATTCCGACGCTTCATCTCGGTGATATCACGCTGTATGATGTTCGCGCCAGTATCAATCCCGGGATGCAGGGAGACACCGTGCTGCTTGGCATGAGTGCCCTGCGCCAGGTTGAATTCACGCAACGGGCAGATACCCTGACACTGCGAACTCTACCCTGA
- the aceE gene encoding pyruvate dehydrogenase (acetyl-transferring), homodimeric type has protein sequence MTDHQEDFNPAETEEWLEALGSVIDHEGADRANYLLGRLSDKASRTTLQVSGSSITTPYRNTIPPQEEDRMPGDMFMERQIRGFIRWNALAMVMRANLDNSELGGHISTFSSSATLYDVAFNYFFRGPTENHGGDLIYFQGHSAPGIYARSYLEGRITEDQLDKFRREVNGDGLSSYPHPWLMPDYWQFPTVSMGLGPLQAIYQAHVMKYLSSRELLEQGDRKVWAFLGDGEMDEPESLGAIGKAGREKLDNLIFVINCNLQRLDGPVRGNGKIIQELEGIFRGAGWNVIKVIWGRHWDTLLANDKDGLLQARMDEVVDGEYQNYWGRGGAYTREHFFGKSPELLKMVEHLSDDDIMALNRGGHDPFKMYAAYAEAMNTKGKPTVILAKTVKGYAFGDGAEAQNASHQTKKLNVEGLKRFRDRFNIPIPDDQLESVPYYRPEEDSLEMRYMRKMREALGGAVPQRRAQSYSLPTPDISAFDAQLKGTGDREVSTTMAFVRILNTLCKDKEIGHRIVPIVPDEARTFGMEGMFRQLGIYSSVGQLYDPADSNQVMYYREDKTGQMLEEGISEAGAFSSWLAAATSYSVNDFPLIPFYIYYSMFGFQRIGDLAWAAGDSQARGFLIGATAGRTTLNGEGLQHQDGHSHLLASTIPNCVTYDPTYSYELAVIINDGLRRMYQDKESVYYYITTMNENYTHPEMPKGVEKDILKGMYLLEDGTAKEYKTTGKAVSDQRVRLLGCGTILREVREAATILRERYKVIVDVWSVTSFNELRRDGMDVSRWNMLHPGKKAKVPYVTKCLEGQEGPVIAATDYMRIYADQVREYVPAAYRVLGTDGFGRSDTRQQLRRFFEVDRGYIVVAALTELVAKGIVNADVVTKAIKELGIDPDKPNPLLV, from the coding sequence ATGACCGATCATCAGGAAGACTTTAATCCCGCCGAAACCGAAGAATGGCTTGAGGCACTGGGATCCGTAATTGACCACGAAGGCGCTGATCGCGCCAATTACCTGCTTGGCCGCCTGTCAGACAAGGCCTCCAGAACGACATTGCAGGTGTCCGGATCATCGATAACCACGCCTTACCGCAATACGATCCCGCCGCAGGAAGAGGATCGCATGCCAGGCGATATGTTCATGGAGCGCCAGATCCGCGGTTTTATCCGCTGGAACGCGCTGGCCATGGTCATGCGAGCCAATCTGGACAACTCCGAGCTGGGCGGTCATATCTCCACGTTCTCCTCGTCGGCTACACTTTATGACGTTGCATTTAACTATTTCTTCCGTGGTCCAACGGAAAACCATGGTGGCGATCTGATCTATTTTCAGGGGCACTCGGCGCCAGGCATTTACGCTCGCTCCTATCTGGAAGGGCGCATCACTGAAGATCAGTTAGACAAATTCCGTCGTGAAGTTAATGGCGATGGTCTGTCATCGTACCCGCATCCCTGGTTGATGCCGGACTACTGGCAGTTTCCCACTGTATCCATGGGGCTGGGGCCATTGCAGGCCATCTACCAGGCGCATGTGATGAAGTATCTGTCCAGCCGTGAATTGCTGGAGCAAGGTGACCGTAAAGTCTGGGCCTTTCTGGGTGACGGCGAGATGGATGAGCCGGAATCACTCGGTGCGATCGGCAAGGCAGGTCGTGAGAAACTGGATAACCTGATTTTTGTGATCAACTGTAACCTGCAGCGCCTCGATGGGCCGGTGCGTGGTAATGGCAAAATCATTCAGGAACTGGAAGGTATCTTCCGCGGTGCCGGCTGGAATGTTATCAAGGTCATCTGGGGACGTCACTGGGATACTCTGCTGGCAAATGACAAAGACGGACTCCTGCAGGCTCGCATGGACGAAGTTGTTGATGGCGAGTACCAGAACTACTGGGGTCGTGGTGGCGCTTACACGCGTGAGCATTTCTTCGGCAAGAGCCCGGAGTTGCTTAAGATGGTCGAACACCTGTCTGACGATGACATCATGGCGCTCAACCGTGGCGGGCATGATCCATTCAAGATGTATGCAGCCTACGCGGAAGCGATGAATACCAAGGGCAAGCCCACGGTTATTCTGGCCAAGACCGTCAAAGGTTATGCCTTTGGTGATGGCGCCGAGGCGCAAAACGCATCGCACCAGACCAAGAAACTTAACGTCGAAGGCCTCAAGCGTTTCCGCGATCGTTTCAATATCCCGATTCCGGACGATCAGCTGGAATCCGTGCCTTACTACCGGCCGGAAGAAGACAGTCTGGAAATGCGCTACATGCGCAAGATGCGAGAGGCACTGGGTGGCGCGGTGCCGCAGCGCCGAGCGCAGAGTTATTCGTTACCAACACCGGATATCAGCGCCTTTGATGCGCAGCTTAAAGGTACGGGTGATCGTGAAGTATCCACTACCATGGCGTTTGTAAGAATCCTGAACACGCTGTGCAAAGACAAGGAAATCGGCCATCGTATTGTGCCGATTGTGCCTGATGAAGCGCGAACATTTGGCATGGAAGGCATGTTCAGACAACTGGGTATCTACTCATCCGTTGGTCAGCTGTATGATCCCGCCGATTCCAATCAGGTCATGTATTACCGCGAAGACAAGACCGGTCAGATGCTGGAAGAAGGCATCAGTGAAGCGGGTGCATTCTCGTCCTGGCTGGCAGCGGCAACATCCTACAGCGTCAACGATTTCCCGCTGATTCCGTTCTACATCTATTACTCGATGTTTGGTTTCCAGCGCATTGGTGATCTGGCCTGGGCAGCAGGCGACTCACAGGCGAGGGGTTTCCTGATTGGTGCCACGGCCGGTCGTACAACGCTGAATGGTGAAGGCCTGCAGCACCAGGATGGCCACAGCCATCTGCTGGCGTCGACGATCCCCAACTGCGTTACCTACGACCCGACTTATTCCTATGAACTGGCAGTGATCATTAACGATGGTCTGCGCCGGATGTATCAGGACAAGGAGTCGGTTTACTACTACATCACGACCATGAATGAAAATTACACCCATCCGGAAATGCCAAAAGGTGTTGAAAAGGACATCCTCAAGGGCATGTACCTTCTGGAAGACGGCACCGCAAAAGAATACAAAACCACTGGCAAAGCGGTGAGTGATCAACGTGTTCGCCTGCTGGGTTGTGGCACCATTTTGCGTGAAGTACGCGAAGCGGCGACCATTCTGCGCGAGCGCTACAAAGTGATTGTTGATGTCTGGAGTGTGACCAGTTTCAATGAACTGCGTCGCGATGGCATGGATGTCAGTCGCTGGAACATGTTGCACCCTGGCAAGAAAGCCAAAGTGCCTTATGTCACCAAATGTCTGGAAGGGCAGGAAGGACCGGTAATTGCGGCAACCGATTACATGCGTATTTACGCCGACCAGGTTCGTGAATATGTACCAGCCGCTTACCGGGTTCTGGGTACGGACGGTTTCGGTCGCAGCGACACGCGACAGCAGTTGCGTCGCTTCTTTGAAGTGGACCGCGGTTATATCGTGGTGGCGGCACTGACCGAACTGGTAGCCAAAGGCATCGTCAATGCTGATGTAGTGACCAAGGCAATCAAGGAACTGGGGATAGACCCTGACAAACCCAATCCGCTGTTGGTGTGA
- a CDS encoding ABC transporter ATP-binding protein: MTAPIVQTRQLSLSIGKRTLCDQLDLSVTAGQRLAVLGQNGSGKTTLLHSLLKLCPADASRIEIDGRTLTHWSRAELAKTVGILFQDNHDDMPSSVHETVMLGRLPHLQAWRWESAKDFALADSALKTVGLENAAHRDVSTLSGGERQRLAIASLLTQAPRLYLLDEPSNHLDISFQIRTLKLLADTVEREGSGLIMATHDINLAARFCDQVLLLFGDGHYLLGAQQEVLTDAALTRAYGCEIRHVVTEAGRFYFPVV, encoded by the coding sequence ATGACGGCCCCCATTGTGCAAACCCGGCAATTGAGCCTGAGCATTGGCAAGCGCACTCTGTGCGATCAACTTGACCTGTCTGTCACAGCCGGCCAGCGGCTGGCAGTACTGGGACAGAACGGCAGTGGTAAAACCACACTGCTGCACTCACTACTGAAGCTTTGTCCGGCGGATGCTAGCCGTATCGAAATCGACGGTCGCACACTGACTCACTGGTCTCGGGCCGAGCTGGCAAAAACAGTTGGCATTCTGTTTCAGGACAATCACGACGACATGCCGTCTTCAGTGCATGAAACCGTCATGCTGGGCCGGTTGCCACATTTACAGGCCTGGCGCTGGGAAAGTGCAAAAGACTTTGCACTCGCCGACAGTGCATTAAAAACCGTCGGCCTGGAGAACGCTGCCCATCGTGACGTCAGCACCTTATCAGGCGGCGAACGGCAACGACTTGCCATAGCCAGCCTGCTTACTCAGGCGCCACGTCTGTACCTTCTGGATGAGCCAAGCAACCACCTGGACATTTCATTCCAGATACGAACCCTGAAACTGCTGGCTGACACCGTCGAGCGTGAGGGAAGTGGCCTGATTATGGCCACGCATGATATCAATCTCGCTGCTCGCTTCTGCGATCAGGTCCTGCTGTTGTTCGGCGACGGTCACTACCTGCTGGGGGCTCAGCAGGAAGTCCTCACCGACGCTGCACTGACACGAGCGTATGGCTGTGAGATTCGCCATGTGGTAACAGAAGCGGGTCGCTTCTACTTTCCTGTTGTCTGA
- a CDS encoding c-type cytochrome gives MNRIRVSMMSAAISAIVACTAAAQPKTIEDGVYTVEQADAGQELFEQRCSSCHNADFYRGTFSNRNNQPLAYLFEEILVTMPADLPGSMMDSEYESILAHILQLTGYPAGDAPLDYASGTMHTVNIVPPKD, from the coding sequence ATGAATAGAATCAGAGTGTCCATGATGTCCGCGGCCATATCAGCCATTGTGGCTTGCACCGCCGCAGCGCAACCGAAGACTATTGAAGATGGTGTTTACACAGTAGAGCAGGCTGACGCCGGTCAGGAATTGTTCGAACAACGTTGTTCGTCCTGCCACAACGCAGACTTTTATCGTGGCACATTTTCCAATCGAAACAATCAGCCTCTGGCCTATCTGTTCGAAGAGATTCTGGTCACCATGCCAGCTGATCTGCCAGGCTCGATGATGGATTCGGAATACGAATCCATTCTCGCCCATATCCTGCAGCTTACGGGCTACCCTGCCGGTGACGCGCCACTGGACTACGCCAGCGGTACCATGCACACCGTCAATATCGTCCCGCCCAAGGATTGA
- a CDS encoding GspE/PulE family protein, which produces MLPQGLAETLIDSGLLLPDQAESARMMAQQENIPFVTLLIRQGITDSDRLAATIANCLGYPLLDLAAIDIKACLDDTMDPELMQRHRLIPLRAPTGKLSGSPVFIVFADPASLTVIDELRLHGSREINAVVADGVVLWKMLADLQAPVPATTSESTKPDKSQRLNPGTIDNLNNATNKQVADPPVRGEAKTDDAPLVRFVDQVLREAIATDASDIHIEPFEKTVRIRCRIDGTLREVTRADVSMAPRIISRIKVMADMDISERRLPQDGRLRLSREKQNQRSGTEVIAESTDFRVNSMPTLWGEKVVLRLLDKAATQKSLEELGYTPQQTSHYRQALRKSHGLILITGPTGSGKTVSLYAGLDLLNTLERNISTVEDPIEMQIDGINQVAVNKRTGLDFASALKAFMRQDPDILMVGEIRDQETADIAVKAAQTGHLVLATLHTNNAAGSITRLLNMGIPPYNLSGSLSLIVAQRLVRQLCGACKVPDTDATSQLRAAGMTAAQAASANTCLPVGCERCHQGYRGRICVAETLPMSGKLDALMLNGATSTGIEDAARKMGHLSLRESALIRVANGDITLADAERLEL; this is translated from the coding sequence ATGTTGCCACAAGGACTGGCTGAAACCCTGATTGACTCAGGCCTGCTACTGCCCGACCAGGCCGAGTCTGCGCGTATGATGGCGCAGCAGGAAAATATTCCGTTTGTCACCCTGCTGATAAGGCAGGGTATTACTGACAGCGACCGTCTGGCGGCAACAATTGCAAACTGCCTCGGCTACCCTTTGCTTGACCTCGCCGCTATCGATATCAAGGCCTGTCTGGATGACACAATGGACCCTGAGTTGATGCAACGGCACCGGCTAATACCGTTGCGGGCCCCGACCGGCAAGTTGTCAGGCTCTCCTGTGTTTATTGTTTTTGCTGACCCTGCCAGCCTGACGGTGATTGATGAATTGCGCCTTCATGGCAGCCGCGAGATAAACGCCGTTGTCGCTGACGGTGTCGTCCTGTGGAAGATGCTGGCAGACCTTCAGGCCCCGGTCCCGGCAACAACCAGCGAAAGCACAAAGCCAGACAAAAGCCAGCGGCTTAATCCCGGCACTATCGACAACCTGAACAACGCCACCAACAAACAGGTCGCCGATCCGCCAGTCCGGGGCGAGGCAAAAACCGATGATGCGCCCCTGGTACGTTTCGTCGATCAGGTTCTGCGTGAGGCAATCGCCACGGATGCGTCCGACATTCACATTGAACCGTTTGAAAAAACGGTACGCATTCGTTGCCGCATCGACGGCACTCTGCGCGAAGTCACGCGCGCAGACGTCAGCATGGCGCCACGCATCATTTCGCGGATCAAGGTAATGGCCGACATGGACATCAGCGAACGTCGCCTGCCTCAGGATGGCAGGTTGCGACTAAGCCGGGAAAAACAGAATCAGCGTTCAGGAACAGAGGTGATCGCCGAGAGCACTGATTTTCGAGTCAACAGCATGCCGACCCTATGGGGTGAAAAAGTTGTACTGCGACTGCTGGACAAAGCTGCTACGCAAAAAAGCCTCGAAGAACTGGGGTATACGCCTCAACAGACATCTCACTATCGTCAGGCCTTAAGAAAATCTCATGGCCTGATTCTGATTACCGGACCTACGGGCAGCGGCAAGACAGTATCGCTGTATGCCGGGCTTGACCTGCTCAACACACTGGAACGCAACATATCAACCGTTGAAGATCCAATAGAAATGCAAATAGACGGTATTAACCAGGTGGCTGTCAATAAACGTACGGGGCTTGATTTCGCCTCCGCGCTCAAGGCGTTCATGCGGCAGGATCCGGACATTCTCATGGTTGGTGAAATCCGTGACCAGGAAACAGCCGACATTGCCGTCAAAGCAGCCCAGACCGGACACCTCGTGCTAGCCACCTTACACACAAACAACGCTGCCGGCAGCATCACCCGGTTGCTGAACATGGGAATACCCCCCTACAACCTGTCTGGGTCTCTCAGTCTGATAGTCGCTCAACGGCTGGTACGCCAACTTTGCGGCGCCTGCAAGGTACCTGATACCGATGCGACATCTCAGTTGCGCGCCGCCGGCATGACGGCCGCTCAGGCTGCCAGCGCCAATACCTGTCTGCCAGTGGGCTGCGAACGCTGTCATCAGGGTTACCGCGGCCGCATTTGTGTTGCTGAAACCCTGCCCATGTCAGGGAAGCTTGATGCGTTGATGCTCAACGGAGCGACCAGTACCGGCATTGAGGATGCTGCCAGAAAAATGGGTCACCTGTCGCTGCGTGAATCGGCTCTGATCCGGGTTGCCAATGGCGATATTACACTCGCTGACGCGGAGCGACTGGAACTGTGA
- the aceF gene encoding dihydrolipoyllysine-residue acetyltransferase has protein sequence MPVESIKVPDLGDTKDVEVIEILVKEGDSVQENDSLLVLESDKAAMEIPSPRSGVIKKIIVKVGDEVNKGDEIFSFEVEESEQAEDTSDKGSSADAKKEKADTKTDKNSDKKSEQKPEQKPEQKSEGKTGEKSVELIRVPDIGGDSDVEVIEIHVAEGDEVKAEDTLMTLESDKAAMDVPSPASGIVKSLKIKVGDKVSKDSPILEMEVVSSSDGSAAASGGDTAAKAEKDEPAQESDSAKLDDKRLAKKQAEFAETASQRTDSKVYAGPAVRKLARELGVDLTLVEGSGNKGRVQKEDLQNFVKSRLQGPATAGAAGGSGIPAIPDIDFSQFGEVEEKPMSKLHKVTAANMHRNWLNVPAVAQFNEADVTGLEEFRNAQRKESDKRGVKLTPLPFMLKACAKVLDEYKQFNVSLHSSGETLIQKKYIHIGVAVATEAGLVVPVIRNVDQKNIWQIAAELTEMTDKAKNRRLSKEDMQGACFTISSLGAIGGTSFTPIVNAPEVGILGISKTQVKPVYINNEFVPRQMLPFVLCYDHRAVNGVDAGLFVTRLAEILSDIRLLMM, from the coding sequence GTGCCTGTAGAAAGTATAAAAGTACCCGATCTGGGGGATACCAAAGACGTCGAAGTTATCGAGATCCTGGTTAAGGAAGGCGATAGCGTGCAGGAGAATGATTCCCTGCTGGTGTTGGAAAGTGATAAAGCCGCCATGGAAATCCCGTCACCGCGCAGCGGCGTGATCAAGAAGATCATCGTCAAAGTCGGTGATGAGGTGAACAAGGGCGACGAGATCTTCAGTTTTGAAGTAGAAGAAAGTGAGCAGGCTGAAGATACATCTGACAAAGGCTCGAGCGCTGACGCCAAAAAAGAAAAGGCGGACACCAAGACAGATAAAAATTCTGATAAAAAGTCGGAACAAAAGCCCGAACAGAAGCCGGAACAGAAGTCCGAAGGCAAAACCGGCGAAAAGTCCGTAGAACTGATTCGCGTTCCCGATATCGGTGGCGACAGTGACGTTGAAGTCATCGAGATACATGTTGCTGAAGGCGATGAAGTCAAAGCCGAAGACACCCTGATGACACTTGAGTCCGACAAGGCGGCGATGGATGTGCCATCGCCTGCCTCCGGCATAGTGAAGTCTCTGAAGATCAAAGTGGGTGACAAGGTCTCTAAGGATTCACCGATCCTGGAAATGGAGGTTGTATCATCGTCTGACGGCTCTGCTGCCGCCAGTGGTGGTGACACCGCGGCGAAAGCAGAGAAAGACGAACCTGCACAAGAATCCGATTCAGCCAAACTGGATGATAAACGTCTGGCCAAAAAACAGGCTGAATTTGCCGAGACTGCGTCCCAGCGAACGGACAGCAAGGTGTATGCGGGTCCGGCAGTGCGTAAGCTGGCGCGTGAGCTGGGCGTCGACCTGACACTGGTAGAGGGCAGCGGCAACAAAGGCCGTGTGCAGAAAGAAGACCTGCAGAATTTTGTCAAATCCCGACTGCAGGGTCCGGCGACAGCCGGCGCAGCGGGCGGATCCGGCATTCCGGCGATTCCGGATATCGACTTCAGCCAGTTCGGTGAAGTTGAAGAGAAGCCCATGAGCAAGCTGCATAAAGTGACGGCAGCGAATATGCATCGGAACTGGCTCAATGTGCCTGCGGTGGCGCAATTCAATGAAGCCGATGTCACCGGGCTGGAAGAGTTCCGGAATGCTCAGCGCAAAGAGTCTGACAAGCGCGGGGTTAAGCTGACGCCGTTGCCCTTTATGCTCAAAGCCTGTGCCAAAGTGCTGGACGAGTACAAGCAGTTCAATGTTTCCCTGCATTCGTCGGGTGAAACGCTGATACAGAAAAAATATATTCATATCGGCGTGGCGGTTGCCACCGAAGCCGGGCTTGTTGTTCCTGTGATCCGCAATGTGGATCAGAAGAACATCTGGCAGATCGCGGCAGAGCTGACGGAAATGACTGACAAAGCCAAAAACCGTCGTCTGAGCAAGGAAGACATGCAGGGAGCCTGTTTCACCATATCGAGTCTCGGTGCCATCGGCGGTACGTCGTTCACGCCAATCGTGAATGCTCCGGAAGTGGGTATTCTGGGCATATCCAAGACTCAGGTTAAACCGGTTTATATCAACAACGAATTTGTACCACGTCAGATGCTGCCATTTGTGTTGTGTTATGACCATCGTGCAGTCAATGGCGTCGATGCGGGTCTGTTTGTCACGCGTCTGGCAGAAATATTGTCCGATATTCGTTTGCTGATGATGTAA